In Xanthomonas sacchari, a genomic segment contains:
- a CDS encoding hemagglutinin repeat-containing protein — MASSVGSLGGNVSLSAGGTYTQSASNVVAAKDVDVIAASIQLLIANDSHAASLQDDTLKIGAFARVKSPLIDLINNVDAARNSDGRLSAMQGMAAAANGYQAASAISSMAGGAGSGALVSVEAGVGYATSTEKYKAGSQTAQGSTISGGGNVSLTSTSGNLHVVQGNLKAGDTLSLDAARDLVLEAGKSAGSEQSKGSNAGLEVGVGASVGAQTGVYAYAQASVGSHSSNADSATWKNTELAAQNISLTSKGDTTLRGAVAKADRIDVQTGGDLTIESLQDTANIQSKESGYGGRIQVSFGTAWDASGYASTAKANGNSTGVIEQSGLFAGKGGYHVDAGNVNLVGGAIASTNADNSELTATSLTFSDLQNRMGYSASSGSLAGGFGSSGTPATDANGNPVAVSAGDQAKNIGSNIANGNYGAVNSGGLGGGLPMSQSGNDSTTTRATLTEGNITIGGKRTTAAETGINTDASKANEALAMLPDVRKVLAEQQAMGAAAGTVLETSRQVAGDIAANAAKKTAEARGAYLEGLNGDQQAAFAKLDPTQQQDLLLSQSAAYRDAYTSQTQWGTGGEYSRALQAVTTALVGGVSGQSGTQVASNALAPYAAQLIGQTFDANHGSDPNAAAQLLSHALLGAVLAEANGSSGAGGALAGAGGEAAAQYLTKTLYGADTKPSDLSEQDKQTILALSQAVGALVGGMTGGSLSDAAVGSMVAKNAAENNFLGDEQKKQLEALRAKAKSGELTAQEARDLVILDVSDQVSDGLLQEYRSGEQLTAAQMQDLQTYLGAYAAQNGADAAWELVRNGPSPSYGYPYAGLSSDKRDYVDANFTWRDMLVGHDKSVNEQAFVDARNKSGLYYNTAPNESLTPSGMQFSNNMAILDTLGNSAAAGLAYLGATAVGASDSTRNALTLTVGQLAEIGSAFVLPKTGISPIFGKTSIGNNGGVDETISSAIDVKIGADVVDGIATGVKWGQGIKEQGKPFEQFVQSKLPPGTIDLNLIKENFSTFDHVTPDGVAISDKTLDTMSPTYFLRPDSITRTLNAYVDKMVNFVEDGKGNFVLKSSAINSKVMGLGIPTESTAAQMEAIYKSVEYANSKGIKINVTKVK, encoded by the coding sequence AAGATCGGCGCGTTCGCGCGGGTGAAGTCGCCGCTGATCGACCTGATCAACAACGTCGATGCGGCGCGCAACTCCGACGGCAGGCTGTCGGCGATGCAGGGCATGGCGGCAGCGGCCAACGGCTACCAGGCCGCCAGCGCGATCAGCAGCATGGCCGGCGGCGCGGGCAGCGGCGCGCTGGTCAGCGTGGAAGCCGGCGTGGGCTATGCCACCAGCACGGAGAAATACAAGGCCGGCAGCCAGACCGCGCAAGGCTCGACCATCAGTGGCGGCGGCAACGTCAGCCTGACCAGCACCAGCGGCAATCTGCACGTGGTGCAGGGCAACCTGAAGGCCGGCGACACGCTGAGCCTGGACGCGGCACGCGACCTGGTGCTGGAAGCAGGCAAGTCCGCGGGCTCGGAACAGAGCAAGGGCAGCAATGCTGGCCTGGAAGTGGGCGTGGGCGCCTCGGTCGGCGCGCAGACCGGCGTCTATGCCTATGCACAGGCCAGCGTCGGCAGTCACTCCTCCAACGCCGACAGCGCGACATGGAAGAACACGGAGCTGGCCGCGCAGAACATCTCCCTCACCTCGAAGGGCGACACCACGTTGCGCGGCGCGGTGGCCAAGGCCGACCGCATCGACGTGCAGACCGGCGGCGACCTGACCATCGAGTCGCTACAGGACACGGCGAACATTCAGTCCAAGGAGAGCGGCTACGGCGGCCGTATCCAGGTGTCCTTCGGTACCGCCTGGGACGCCAGTGGCTACGCCAGCACGGCCAAGGCCAACGGCAACTCCACCGGCGTGATCGAACAGTCGGGCCTGTTCGCCGGCAAGGGCGGCTACCACGTCGATGCGGGCAACGTGAACCTGGTCGGCGGCGCGATCGCCAGCACCAACGCGGACAACAGCGAACTGACCGCAACCTCGCTGACCTTCAGCGACTTGCAGAACCGGATGGGCTACTCGGCTAGCTCCGGCAGTCTCGCTGGCGGGTTCGGTAGCAGCGGCACACCGGCCACCGATGCCAATGGCAACCCGGTGGCAGTGAGCGCGGGCGACCAAGCCAAGAACATCGGCAGCAACATCGCTAATGGGAACTATGGCGCAGTCAACAGCGGCGGGCTGGGCGGCGGACTGCCGATGTCCCAGAGTGGCAACGACAGTACGACCACGCGCGCCACGCTGACCGAGGGCAACATCACGATCGGCGGCAAGCGCACCACGGCAGCGGAGACGGGCATCAACACCGATGCCAGCAAGGCGAACGAGGCGCTGGCGATGCTGCCGGACGTGCGCAAGGTGCTGGCCGAGCAGCAAGCCATGGGCGCGGCTGCTGGGACAGTTCTGGAGACCAGTCGCCAGGTGGCTGGCGACATCGCGGCGAATGCGGCGAAGAAGACCGCCGAGGCGCGCGGTGCCTACCTGGAAGGGCTGAACGGCGATCAGCAAGCGGCGTTCGCGAAACTGGATCCAACTCAGCAACAGGATCTTTTGCTGAGCCAGAGTGCAGCCTACCGAGATGCCTATACCAGCCAAACCCAATGGGGCACCGGCGGTGAGTACAGCCGTGCGTTGCAGGCGGTGACCACTGCACTGGTCGGTGGCGTGTCCGGTCAGAGCGGCACGCAGGTGGCGAGCAATGCGCTGGCGCCGTATGCGGCGCAACTGATCGGACAGACCTTCGACGCCAACCATGGCAGCGATCCGAATGCGGCAGCGCAGTTGCTGTCGCATGCACTACTAGGCGCTGTGCTGGCCGAAGCCAACGGCAGTTCAGGCGCAGGAGGTGCGCTGGCTGGAGCGGGCGGCGAAGCTGCAGCGCAATACCTGACCAAGACGCTCTATGGCGCCGACACCAAGCCGAGCGACCTCTCCGAGCAGGACAAGCAGACGATCCTGGCGTTGTCGCAAGCGGTCGGCGCGCTGGTGGGCGGGATGACGGGCGGGAGCTTGAGCGATGCGGCGGTGGGAAGCATGGTTGCCAAGAATGCAGCCGAAAACAATTTCCTAGGTGATGAGCAAAAGAAGCAGCTTGAGGCGCTCCGTGCCAAAGCCAAGTCGGGCGAACTGACCGCGCAGGAAGCAAGAGATCTCGTCATCCTCGATGTCAGCGACCAAGTCAGCGATGGCTTGCTGCAGGAGTATCGTTCGGGAGAACAGCTGACCGCAGCGCAAATGCAGGATCTGCAGACCTATCTTGGCGCATATGCGGCACAAAATGGTGCCGACGCAGCATGGGAACTCGTTAGAAATGGTCCGAGTCCAAGTTATGGCTATCCGTATGCTGGTTTGAGCAGCGACAAGCGCGACTATGTCGATGCTAATTTCACATGGAGAGACATGCTGGTCGGGCACGACAAGAGCGTTAACGAGCAGGCATTTGTTGATGCGCGAAACAAGTCAGGTCTGTACTACAACACCGCCCCGAATGAGAGCTTGACCCCTAGCGGGATGCAGTTCTCAAACAATATGGCCATTCTCGATACGCTCGGGAATAGCGCTGCAGCGGGATTGGCCTATCTCGGCGCGACGGCGGTTGGCGCGAGTGACAGTACTCGCAATGCATTGACCCTTACGGTCGGGCAGCTAGCTGAGATTGGATCGGCGTTTGTTCTTCCGAAAACAGGGATTTCGCCTATCTTTGGTAAAACCTCAATAGGGAATAATGGAGGTGTAGACGAGACGATTTCATCTGCGATAGATGTAAAAATAGGTGCTGACGTTGTAGATGGTATCGCTACTGGAGTGAAATGGGGGCAGGGCATTAAAGAGCAGGGCAAGCCGTTTGAACAATTCGTTCAGTCGAAGTTGCCGCCAGGGACAATAGATCTAAATTTGATCAAAGAAAATTTTTCAACATTTGATCATGTCACACCAGATGGCGTTGCTATTAGTGACAAAACCTTGGACACCATGTCTCCAACGTATTTCTTGCGTCCTGATAGTATTACCCGGACTTTGAATGCATACGTAGATAAGATGGTAAACTTTGTTGAAGATGGGAAAGGTAATTTTGTTCTAAAAAGTTCCGCCATCAACTCAAAAGTAATGGGGCTTGGGATACCCACTGAATCAACGGCGGCACAAATGGAGGCCATTTATAAGTCGGTTGAATACGCAAATAGCAAGGGCATTAAGATAAATGTGACAAAGGTAAAATAA